The following are encoded together in the Lactuca sativa cultivar Salinas chromosome 1, Lsat_Salinas_v11, whole genome shotgun sequence genome:
- the LOC111898303 gene encoding U-box domain-containing protein 12-like, with the protein MAEHSLSTPVDHSTAESLLCKLNSISTYDQWIASSEISRLTESNHENRVAFAQAGAIPLLSILLESLDSDAQENAVTSLLNLSVYEENKVSMVFCQAERAIADVLRNGSMVARENAAATLFILSVNHEKDVIFGSGEAVSALVLLLSEGTERGKRMATNALFNFCLDEDNKKMAVRAGVVPILMELLREQHGVLKDKAIAILAILSIHLEGRLAIGRAEAVPILVEIIGNGSPRNKENATLVLVELCLEDQKYLVEAQNLGAMEKIMELLEQGTNKGKGKTIKLLEKIKELD; encoded by the coding sequence atGGCGGAGCATTCTCTCTCCACTCCAGTAGACCATTCCACGGCAGAAAGTCTCCTTTGTAAGCTTAATTCTATCAGTACTTATGACCAGTGGATCGCCTCCAGTGAAATCTCCCGCCTTACAGAAAGCAATCATGAAAACCGAGTTGCCTTTGCCCAAGCTGGAGCAATCCCTCTACTATCAATCCTTCTCGAATCACTGGATTCTGATGCTCAGGAAAACGCAGTGACTTCTCTTCTTAATCTCTCAGTTTATGAGGAAAACAAAGTTAGCATGGTGTTTTGCCAAGCTGAAAGAGCGATTGCTGATGTGCTGAGAAACGGTAGCATGGTAGCACGGGAGAACGCAGCTGCTACCCTTTTCATCCTCTCTGTAAACCACGAGAAAGATGTAATCTTCGGTTCTGGAGAAGCGGTGTCAGCTCTTGTGTTACTGTTGAGTGAAGGTACTGAGAGAGGTAAGAGGATGGCAACCAATGCGTTGTTTAATTTCTGCTTAGATGAGGATAACAAAAAGATGGCAGTGAGGGCGGGTGTAGTCCCGATTTTAATGGAGCTTCTTAGGGAGCAACACGGTGTTTTGAAAGATAAAGCCATAGCCATTCTAGCCATACTTTCAATCCACCTTGAAGGAAGGTTGGCTATTGGTAGAGCAGAGGCTGTGCCCATTCTGGTTGAAATTATTGGGAATGGATCCCCGAGGAACAAAGAGAATGCAACTTTAGTTTTGGTGGAACTTTGTTTGGAAGATCAAAAATATTTGGTGGAGGCTCAAAACCTTGGAGCTATGGAGAAAATCATGGAATTACTGGAGCAAGGTACGAATAAGGGAAAGGGAAAAACCATAAAGCTGCTTGAAAAGATAAAAGAGTTGGATTAG